Proteins found in one Polyodon spathula isolate WHYD16114869_AA chromosome 10, ASM1765450v1, whole genome shotgun sequence genomic segment:
- the LOC121322175 gene encoding neuropeptide Y receptor type 4-2-like, whose translation MNCTRLPDMDETPIVFFRNQSFSINSTHHMLPPFLEDPCKNSTSLTFFLVASYCILMVVGLVGNICLICVIAKQKEKANVTNILIANLSFSDIMVCAFCLPFTVVYTLMDYWIFGEVLCKMMPFIQCMSVTVSILSLVLIALERHQLILNPAGWKPTVPQAYLAVVVIWMLACFTSLPFLVFHILTDEPYKKLSFFMASLADKAACTENWPSHQHKLIYTTWLLIFQYCAPLLFILVCYLRIYFRLHKRKDMLDRMCEENRQMTHSKRINVMLVSLVTVFSVCWLPLNIFNTVADWNYEAVMYCHHNLIFSLCHLVAMASTCLNPIIYGFLNNNFKKEVKSVFVHCKRNTLEEDYEHFPLSTMHTEISKTSLHLSCGNNSV comes from the coding sequence ATGAATTGTACCAGATTGCCTGACATGGATGAGACACCAATCGTTTTCTTCAGGAATCAGTCTTTCTCCATCAACAGCACCCACCATATGCTTCCTCCATTCTTGGAAGACCCTTGCAAGAACTCCACTAGCCTCACGTTCTTCTTGGTGGCCTCCTATTGTATTCTCATGGTTGTTGGGCTGGTGGGCAACATTTGCTTAATCTGTGTAATAGCCAAGCAGAAAGAGAAGGCCAATGTCACTAACATATTAATCGCCAACCTTTCCTTCTCAGACATTATGGTGTGCGCGTTCTGTTTACCTTTTACTGTGGTATACACTCTAATGGATTACTGGATCTTTGGGGAGGTCCTGTGCAAGATGATGCCATTTATCCAGTGCATGTCGGTGACGGTGTCTATTCTTTCTCTTGTCCTCATTGCCTTGGAGAGACACCAGCTTATTCTCAACCCTGCTGGTTGGAAACCCACTGTTCCACAGGCATACTTGGCAGTGGTGGTGATTTGGATGCTAGCCTGCTTCACCTCACTTCCCTTCTTGGTGTTTCACATTTTGACAGATGAACCCTACAAGAAGCTATCTTTCTTCATGGCCTCCCTAGCAGACAAGGCTGCCTGCACTGAGAACTGGCCCTCCCACCAACACAAGCTCATCTACACCACCTGGCTGCTGATCTTCCAGTATTGTGCCCCTCTGCTCTTCATCCTGGTGTGCTATCTGAGGATCTACTTCCGCCTGCACAAGAGGAAGGACATGCTTGACCGGATGTGTGAGGAGAACCGACAGATGACCCACAGTAAGAGGATCAACGTCATGCTTGTGTCCCTGGTCACCGTGTTTTCTGTCTGTTGGCTACCACTCAACATCTTCAACACTGTCGCGGACTGGAATTATGAGGCGGTGATGTACTGCCATCACAACCTCATTTTCTCATTGTGCCACCTAGTGGCCATGGCGTCAACCTGTCTCAACCCTATCATTTACGGCTTCTTGAATAACAACTTCAAAAAAGAGGTCAAGTCTGTTTTTGTGCACTGTAAGCGCAACACCCTGGAAGAGGATTATGAACACTTTCCTCTTTCCACCATGCACACAGAGATATCAAAGACTTCCCTCCACTTGAGCTGTGGGAATAACTCAGTATAG